From Streptomyces sp. TLI_105, the proteins below share one genomic window:
- a CDS encoding sensor histidine kinase, translated as MTTTGADRDAAGVGTWWWGRRRSAVLDGALALVSALECAVEGVGFADKASLPVPLGVVFGLLVGSVLLVRRRWPIAVVLVSIAVAPAEMGFLMGIVGLYTLAASEVPRRITAVLAGMSTLAVFVVTVVRMRQDVAQDIDPSGWYVPSVSLFMTLGLNAPPVLFGLYIGARRRLMESLRERADSLEQELSLLADRAEQRAQWARQEERTRIAREMHDVVAHRVSLMVVHAAALQAVALKDPQKAVRNAALVGDMGRQALTELREMLGVLREGAVPAAPVAVPLAAVGRAAAAAAEAAADEGDGPCLDALEALCEQSRLAGAAVELVVLGEARPYAPEVERTAYRVVQEALTNVHKHAAGAKVVVRLAHRGAEVAMQVENGPSDAAVADVGLPSGGNGLVGMRERVVRLGGVFVSGPTDAGGFKVSAVLPTGA; from the coding sequence ATGACCACAACGGGGGCAGACCGGGACGCCGCGGGCGTCGGGACTTGGTGGTGGGGGAGACGGCGGAGCGCCGTGCTCGACGGGGCGCTCGCGCTCGTGTCCGCGCTGGAGTGTGCCGTCGAGGGCGTCGGGTTCGCCGACAAGGCTTCGCTTCCGGTGCCGCTGGGGGTGGTGTTCGGGCTGCTCGTGGGGTCCGTGCTGCTCGTCCGGCGCCGCTGGCCCATCGCCGTCGTGCTCGTGTCGATCGCCGTCGCGCCCGCCGAGATGGGCTTCCTGATGGGGATCGTCGGGCTGTACACGCTCGCCGCCTCCGAGGTGCCCCGGCGGATCACGGCCGTGCTCGCGGGGATGTCGACGCTCGCCGTGTTCGTCGTGACCGTGGTGCGGATGCGGCAGGACGTCGCCCAGGACATCGATCCCAGCGGCTGGTACGTGCCGAGCGTCTCGCTCTTCATGACGCTCGGGCTCAATGCTCCGCCCGTTCTCTTCGGTCTCTACATAGGGGCGCGCCGCCGGCTGATGGAGAGTCTGCGGGAGCGGGCCGACAGTCTGGAGCAGGAGCTGTCGTTGCTGGCCGACCGGGCTGAGCAGCGGGCGCAGTGGGCGCGGCAGGAGGAGCGGACGCGGATCGCGCGGGAGATGCACGACGTGGTGGCGCACCGGGTGTCGTTGATGGTGGTGCACGCGGCGGCGTTGCAGGCGGTGGCGTTGAAGGATCCGCAGAAGGCGGTGAGGAACGCGGCGCTGGTGGGGGACATGGGTCGGCAGGCGTTGACGGAGTTGCGGGAGATGTTGGGGGTGCTGCGGGAGGGGGCGGTTCCGGCCGCTCCCGTCGCGGTGCCGTTGGCGGCCGTGGGGCGGGCGGCTGCCGCCGCCGCGGAGGCCGCCGCCGATGAGGGGGACGGGCCGTGTCTGGATGCCCTTGAGGCGTTGTGCGAGCAGTCGCGGCTTGCGGGGGCGGCCGTGGAGCTGGTGGTGCTGGGGGAGGCGCGTCCGTATGCCCCGGAGGTGGAGCGGACGGCGTACCGGGTGGTGCAGGAGGCGTTGACGAACGTCCACAAGCATGCGGCGGGTGCGAAGGTCGTGGTGCGTCTGGCGCATCGGGGCGCGGAGGTCGCGATGCAGGTGGAAAACGGTCCTTCGGACGCGGCGGTGGCCGATGTGGGGTTGCCGAGCGGTGGGAACGGGCTGGTGGGGATGCGCGAGCGGGTGGTGCGGCTGGGGGGCGTGTTCGTGTCGGGCCCGACGGACGCGGGCGGTTTCAAGGTGTCGGCCGTCCTGCCGACGGGGGCCTAG
- a CDS encoding SUKH-3 domain-containing protein, translating to MSDHLSTTRFPVNVDAALREAGWQPGRWDIKLAEEWADTLRAHISPAGHRHSVFPAAVEAWAEFGGLRITAPGHGRQIAPAAVRFDPLAGLHLSRTLADLGRALDTELAPLGEEGEHQAVLAMDVEGRVYSLDHAGDWYLGKDIDAALSTLITGAQPTRLTTG from the coding sequence ATGTCCGACCACCTCAGCACCACCCGCTTCCCGGTCAACGTCGACGCCGCCCTCCGCGAGGCCGGCTGGCAACCCGGCCGCTGGGACATCAAGCTCGCCGAAGAATGGGCCGACACCCTGCGCGCCCACATCTCCCCCGCCGGCCACCGGCACAGCGTCTTCCCCGCCGCCGTCGAGGCCTGGGCCGAATTCGGCGGCCTGCGGATCACCGCACCCGGCCACGGCCGGCAGATAGCACCCGCCGCCGTCCGCTTCGACCCCCTCGCCGGACTCCACCTCTCCCGCACCCTCGCCGACCTCGGCCGCGCCCTCGACACCGAGCTCGCCCCCCTCGGCGAAGAAGGCGAACACCAGGCCGTCCTCGCCATGGACGTCGAAGGCCGCGTCTACAGCCTCGACCACGCGGGCGACTGGTACCTCGGCAAGGACATCGACGCGGCCCTGTCGACCCTGATCACGGGGGCCCAGCCGACCCGCCTGACGACGGGCTGA
- a CDS encoding YwqJ-related putative deaminase: MYATTTPTQGDPRLNWSSSAEATRAPLLRHRRDGILPTVGAALSVRGETLTCTAGRGDRPPVLHALVQDFLDTLTSSQRERFTGRCPEAILLSRHLTATENSRSKRAQRKPLTHSEARRSLKQAKLTARRIREDGDPLHGSYAAPCRSCTAMLAHFGVRAVDPTTPVENG, from the coding sequence ATGTACGCAACAACAACGCCCACACAGGGTGACCCACGCCTCAACTGGAGCAGCAGCGCCGAGGCCACGCGCGCACCCTTACTGCGTCACCGCCGCGACGGAATCCTCCCCACCGTGGGAGCCGCCCTCTCCGTCCGCGGCGAAACCCTCACGTGCACCGCGGGCCGCGGCGACCGGCCCCCCGTCCTGCACGCCCTCGTCCAGGACTTCCTGGACACCCTCACCAGCAGCCAGCGGGAACGCTTCACCGGCCGCTGCCCCGAGGCGATCCTGCTCTCCCGGCACCTCACCGCCACCGAGAACAGCCGCTCCAAGCGCGCCCAGCGCAAGCCGCTCACCCACAGCGAGGCCCGCCGCTCCCTCAAACAGGCCAAACTCACCGCCCGGCGCATCCGCGAGGACGGCGACCCGCTCCACGGCAGCTACGCCGCACCCTGCCGCTCCTGTACGGCGATGCTCGCCCACTTCGGCGTCCGCGCCGTCGACCCCACCACGCCCGTCGAGAACGGCTGA
- a CDS encoding SMI1/KNR4 family protein, translating to MTTGRLGQDTAPPNAAYAGQVVHFPDPVRASRHPRGVRVDEHGYPDFSPYARAAAEIADPPEGFGVDELRLTDYVSANAALAATGHELWDTIPSVATPHGWTWHHVARSRRMELVPVEVKALLRHHGGVATAAVDQSKRGTRPLQETRPAHFGLPKGRVSVSEQQLQGVEEDLGYRLPGAYRSFLKAAGGCAPVGAALDAELGVLVDQPFFTVREEAGVNDLVYVNKCLRDHLTKDYLGVAFVQGGLVALKVRGAAVGSVWFCAYDDARDSGEVAAGWTVNERVERLLLPCGADFDAFLGRLAGNPPELETVANLMVDGGFARAVPVVPVGE from the coding sequence ATGACGACAGGTCGGCTCGGGCAGGACACCGCGCCACCGAACGCGGCCTACGCCGGGCAGGTCGTGCATTTCCCGGATCCGGTCCGTGCGTCCCGTCACCCCAGAGGGGTACGGGTGGACGAGCACGGCTACCCGGACTTCTCGCCGTACGCGCGCGCGGCGGCGGAGATCGCCGATCCGCCGGAGGGTTTCGGTGTCGACGAGCTGCGTCTGACGGACTACGTGTCGGCGAACGCGGCGCTGGCGGCGACCGGTCATGAGCTGTGGGACACGATTCCGTCGGTGGCGACCCCGCACGGCTGGACGTGGCATCACGTGGCGCGTTCGCGGCGGATGGAGCTGGTGCCGGTCGAGGTGAAGGCGCTGCTTCGCCATCACGGCGGGGTGGCGACGGCCGCCGTGGACCAGTCGAAGCGGGGGACGCGTCCGCTGCAGGAGACCCGGCCGGCGCACTTCGGGCTGCCGAAGGGCCGGGTGTCGGTGTCGGAGCAGCAGCTCCAGGGCGTCGAGGAGGATCTCGGCTATCGGCTGCCGGGGGCGTACCGCTCGTTCCTGAAGGCGGCGGGCGGGTGTGCTCCGGTGGGGGCGGCGCTCGACGCGGAGCTGGGTGTCCTGGTGGACCAGCCGTTCTTCACGGTGCGGGAGGAGGCGGGGGTCAATGACCTCGTCTACGTCAACAAGTGCCTCCGTGACCATCTGACGAAGGACTATCTGGGCGTCGCTTTCGTCCAGGGCGGTCTGGTCGCGTTGAAGGTGCGGGGTGCGGCGGTCGGTTCGGTGTGGTTCTGCGCGTACGACGACGCGCGGGACTCCGGCGAGGTGGCGGCCGGCTGGACGGTGAACGAGCGGGTGGAGCGGCTGCTGCTGCCCTGCGGTGCGGACTTCGACGCGTTCCTCGGGCGTCTGGCGGGCAATCCGCCGGAGCTGGAGACGGTGGCGAACCTGATGGTGGACGGCGGCTTCGCGCGTGCCGTGCCCGTGGTCCCGGTGGGGGAGTGA